A single window of Syntrophotalea acetylenica DNA harbors:
- the dksA gene encoding RNA polymerase-binding protein DksA, with translation MDQETLKEFKGLLESQLEALLRDAGKTVSEMTDDQSNFPDPTDRASLESDRNFELRIRDRERKLIMKIRQALERIEHGTFGECECCEEPIGIERLRARPVTTLCIDCKTEQERKEKIG, from the coding sequence AAACACTGAAAGAGTTCAAGGGGCTCCTTGAATCTCAGTTGGAAGCGCTGCTGCGGGATGCCGGAAAAACTGTTTCGGAGATGACCGATGACCAGAGCAATTTCCCCGACCCGACCGACCGGGCTTCCCTGGAATCGGACCGCAATTTCGAATTGCGCATCCGCGATCGCGAGCGCAAGCTGATTATGAAGATTCGCCAGGCCCTGGAGCGGATCGAGCACGGTACCTTTGGCGAGTGCGAATGTTGCGAGGAGCCAATTGGCATCGAACGGCTTCGTGCCCGTCCTGTAACGACGCTTTGCATCGACTGCAAAACAGAGCAGGAACGCAAGGAAAAGATTGGATGA